GGCAGGCCGCCGAGCAGCTCGGCATCGTCGTGGTAGAGCGCCCACTCGCGGCAGACCTGCTCGAATCGGGGGCCGATCACGTTGCTCTCGAAGCGCCGCTTCGCCTGCTGCCAGACGCGGGTCGCGCTGCCCGGCCGTTCCAGCTGGCTCCAGACCGGGCGCATCACCGCGCCGTAGAAGCTGATCAGTGGTTCGGCGATGCGGTAGCTGCTGCGGTTGTCCCGGAAGGCGTCGGCGTCGCGGGCCATCAAGCCGGCGTCCTCCAGCACGTCCAGCGGGTGGGCCACGTCCGCCGCCTTGCGGCCCAGGTAGCTCGCGATGCCGCCGCGGGTGGCGTTGCCTTCGGCGACCGCGGCGAGCACGGAGTGGTAGAGGGCGGTGTCCCGCAGGTCGGGCTCCTCGGCCAGCAGGTAGCGCGCCTCGCGGAACAGCGGGCTCTCCGGGTTCAGCACGGTGCGGGTCACCCAGGCGTCGAAGTCGGCGGCGTCGGCGGGCGAGTCGTTGCGGGCCAGTTCGCGCCGGTAGGCGGGGGTGCCGCCGACGACCGCGTTGACCATGAGGGCAAGCCGGGGGTCGCTCAATCCCCAGAACTCGGCGGCGAGCCGGTGGTCGAGCGTACGCACCACCATCTCCAGCCCCGCCCGGCCGCGCAGCGGCGCGTTGCCGGCGAGCAGGCCGCCCATGAACGACATCGCCGAGCCGCAGAGCAGCAGCCGGGTGCGGGATTCGACCCGTTCCGTGCGCAGCGGCCCGTACGCCGCCTGGATGATCGACGGCAGGGAGGGATTCGCCTTGGCCAGGTAAGGGAATTCGTCCAGCACCACCGGCACCGGCCGCTCCCGCCCGAGGGCCAGCAGCGCGTCCACCGCTTCGTACCATGAGGTCAGCCGAATCGGCGTGGCCGGACGGGTGTGTTCGGTAAGCGCCTCGCCCAGCCGGTGCAGCGAGTCGGCGTCGGTCGCCTCGGTCGCCCCGAAGAAGAAGCCCCCGGCGGCCCGGCAGGCGGCGTCCAGCAGAAAGGTCTTGCCCTGGCGGCGCCGGCCGGACACCACGCCGAGGGTCGCTCCAGCCTGCTCATCGAGGACGAAGCGGCTCAGCGCGGCCCATTCGTGCGCCCGATCGAACATCGCCGTCGGCCTGGACAGCATCGGCGCGCTCCTAGATTTGTGGGACCACAGTTATGGTAACTGTACTCCCACAAACCTCGGCCTCACTCGCCGAAGGGGTCGGGGCGCAGCTCCAGGGTCTCGTGGAGCATGGTCTGGATGGTCTCGCGGACCTGGTCCGCGAGGTTGAAGACCACCGCGGGATCGTCGGCCCCGTCGGCGTACGGCTCCGTGTCGATGGGCTCGCCGAAGCGGATCAGCCACTTGCTCGGCAGCGGGATCAGGCCGAGCGGCCCGAGCCACGGGAACGTCGGGGTCACCGGGAAGTACGGCGCACCGATCAGCCTGGCCAGCGGCTTGATGTTGCCGAGCAGCGGGTAGATCTCCTCCGCCCCGACGATGGCCACCGGCACGATGGGCCGGCGGGTGCGCAGCGCCGCCGAGACGAACCCGCCCCGGCCGAAGCGCTGCAGCCGGTAACGGTCGGCGAAGCGCTTGCCGACGCCCTTGAACCCCTCCGGGAAGACGCCGACCAGCTCCTCCTGCAGCAGCAGGCGCTCCACGTCCGGGTTGCAGGCCAGCGTCGCGCCCGACTTGCGGGCCAGCTCCGACACGAACGGCATGCGGAACACGAAGTCCGCGCCGAGCAGCCGCAGGTGCCGGTGCGCCGGGTGCTCGTCGTGGCAGGCGACCGAGAGCATCAGCGCGTCCAGCGCGATGGTGCCCGAGTGGTTGCCGACGACCAGCGCGCCGCCCTCGGCGGGCAGGTTCTTGACGTCGATCACCTCGGTGCGGAACCAGCGGTGGTAGAGCTGGCGCAGCAGCGGCTGGAACACCTGGTCGGTCAGCTCCGCATCGAAGCCGAACTCGTCGATCTCGTACTGCCCGGACAGGCGGCGGCGCAGGAAGGCCAGCCCGGCGGCGACCCGCTCGTCGAACTCGTCGTCGATCTCGGGCGCGATCTCGGGCCTGGTCACCTGGTCACACCTCGCTGTTCGCGTACCGACCGGATCATGTCGAGCAGCCGCTGCTCGGCGGCGGCCACCCGGGCCGGGGTGATGACCGCGCCGGGTTCCTGGGCCCGGACGAAGTCGTCGAAGGCGGCGGCGGTCGAGCGGGGCGTGAAGCCATACTGCCGGACCAGCCGGGCGGTGTCGACCACCCGTCCGTGCACGAACAGGTCCACCTGGTCCAGGCTCAACCCGGCGACGCCGCGGCGGAACGAGGCGGCGGCGTGCATGGCCGGCTCGGGCACCGGCAGCTCCAGCCGGCCCGACCGGCGGACCGCCTGCGAGAGCGTCAGCGTGCCCCGCCCGGCCACGTTGAACGTGCCCTGGTGGTCCTCCAGCACCGAGCGGCGCAGGATCTCCAGCGCGTCGTCGACGTGGATGAACTGCAGCCGGGGATCGCGCCCCAGCACGGTCGGCACCATGGGCCGGGCCAGGAACTTGAGCAGCGCGGTGTCGGGCTGCGGCCCGATGAACGGGGCGAAGCGCAGCACCGTGGTGACCACGCCGGGACGGCGCCGGCGGAAGCCGCGCACGTACGACTCGATGTCCAGGATGTCCCGGCCGTAGCCGCCGCGCGGCACGTCCCGGGGCTCGGTTTCCTCGGTGAAGACCGCCGGGTCGCGGAACGACACCCCGTACGCCGCGGTGGACGAGCGCACCACCAGCCGGCGCAGCGACGGCATCTGCTGGCAGGCGGCCAGCAGCTGGAGCGTGCCGATGACGTTCTGGTCCTTCATCGCCGCGCGCCCGCCCGCGGCGGGGTCGGGCGAGGACATGATGGCCAGGTGCACCAGCGCCTCGGCACCGGTGCCGATCAGCGCGGCGGCGCCCTCGGTCAGATCGACCTTGCGCAGGGTGATGCCGCTGAGCAGCGGCGCGAGCTCGGCGGGCGGGTCCGTGCGGTCCACCCCGATCACCCGCTGGACCCGGGGGTCGGCGGCGATGCGGGCGGCGACGGTCGCGCCGAGGAACCGGCTGACGCCGGTGACGATGACGACCCGGGGTGCGCGTGCGCGGTCACCGGCAGAGCCGGCGGCTGCCGCGGTCATGACGCGCCTCCCCGGGGCGGCGAAGAATGGTCGAGAGGCACCGCGGACCCGGCGGGCGTCACACCCGCCGTAGGGTCCCGCAGTTCCACGCCCAGGTGGCCGGACAGCTCACGGCACCCGGGCGCGTGCCTCACTTGCCGAGACGGCGACGCTGGACGCGGGTCTTGCGCAGCAGCTTGCGGTGCTTCTTCTTCGCCATGCGCTTGCGGCGCTTCTTGACCACGGAGCCCATACGGCATCCCCTCGAAGTTGACGGTGGTGGAACCCGTTCAGGGTAGCCGAGCAGCCGTGGGCGCACTGCCAGGGGTCACCGTCCGAGTGAGGCGGACCGCCTCACTGCTCGGAGAAGGCCCCGCGCAGGTACTCCTGAACGGCCTGCTCAGGGACCCGGAACGACCGCCCGACCCGCACCGCCGAGAGCTCCCCGGAGTGCACGAGACGGTAGACGGTCATCTTCGAGACCCGCATGAGCGTCGCCACCTCGGCGACGGTGAGAAACCTGACCTCCGCCAGCCGGGCGTCCGGCCGTGCTGATCCGATCATGAGCAGCCCCACCTCCCTATGTGACGGGCGGGTTCCTGTGTATTGAGTACGTTACCGGGACGGTTGTGACCGATGCGAGGCTTTCGCCAAGATCAGGCCGCGGTACGCCTGATGTACGCGGCGCAGTCGCGCTCCAGCGCCCCCCACGCCACCCCGAAGACCTGCGGCGAGACCTCGGTCACGGACTTGCCGTCGTGGACGACGCGGTGGAAGAAGTCGACGAACTTCGCCTCGCCGAACCGGTCCGCCAGGTAGCGCACGGTGAGGCCGCTGACGCCGTAGCGCGCGACCACCTGCCACGCGGGGGCGTCCCTCGGGGGCAGCGCGCTCTCCACGTCGCCGTCCCACTGCTTCATCAGCCGCCGGATCTCGGTCAGCCGGAGATAGTCCCGGACCCGACGGCCGTTCAGGCCCGCGTACTCGGCCAGGCCCTCCTGCAGCCACCACAGCTTGTCGTCGTCGTCGCTCAGCCCGGCCAGCGACGCGGCGTGGGCGAGCTCGTGGCGCAGCACCCCGCCGGCCATGGCCGGTCCGCTGTCGCGCTCGTTGAGCACGATCTCCCAGCGCTCAGGGCCCACCCGTACCGCTCCGCCGCTGACGTGCTGGCCCGGCTTCCAGGAGAACCAGGTGCCCCAGGCCCCGTCCCCGGCGTGGTAGACGACGTAACGCGGCGGCAGCTTTCCGGGGCGGGCGAACCGGTCGGCGACCTTGGCCGCCTTCTCCGCCTCGGTCAGCAGCCGGGCGAGCCGGTCCTCGTGCTCCGGCGTGGTCGCGACGACGGTCCGCGGGCCTGCCACCGCGACCAGTTCGGCAACCTGCCACGGATGCGGCGACGGCTGCACCTGCACCGGCGCCCACTCGCGCAGCAGCGCGCGGCCGTCCGCGATCCGCCACCGGGTGGCCGCCCGCGCCGGTGCCGACGAGCAGATCGGGGTGACGAAGCACGGGGTGCTGCGCAGCTCGGTGATCCAGACCTGGCCGTCGGGCGCCGGCAGCGGGTGGGTCGGCTGCTCGGTCCACGCCGCGACCTGCATCGCCCGCAGCGACCGGAACTGCCGCCGCAGCCCGTCGCGCACCTTCACCTCCGCCGCCGGATCCACCACGGCGAGGTAACCCTGCTCGTCCCCCGACAGCAGCGCCTTCTGCTGCGCACCCAGCGCCGCGCCGATCCGGTCCTTGATCCACGCCTGCCGGTCCGGCAGCGACGCGCCGAACCCGGGGCTCGGCGCGGAGCCGTCCGGGGCGGTCCCACCGCCGGTGACCCGGTCCCGCAACCAGGGGAAGACCAGCACCGCCGTGCCGCCCGCGACCAGGCAGGCCACCACCAGCAGCACCGCGAGCAGCACGATGAGCCGCCCCCAGCGCCGCCGCGGCGGCGGCGCGACCGGCCAGGACGGGACCTGCTGCGGGTAGCCGGGCACCCCGGACACGACCGGCTGCGCACCCGTCCCGTGCGGCTGCACGACGGGCCACGCCCCGCTGCCGCGCTGCGGCTGCACGACAGGCCACGCCCCGCTGCCGTGCTGCGGATGGACCACCG
The Catellatospora sp. IY07-71 DNA segment above includes these coding regions:
- a CDS encoding lysophospholipid acyltransferase family protein, yielding MTRPEIAPEIDDEFDERVAAGLAFLRRRLSGQYEIDEFGFDAELTDQVFQPLLRQLYHRWFRTEVIDVKNLPAEGGALVVGNHSGTIALDALMLSVACHDEHPAHRHLRLLGADFVFRMPFVSELARKSGATLACNPDVERLLLQEELVGVFPEGFKGVGKRFADRYRLQRFGRGGFVSAALRTRRPIVPVAIVGAEEIYPLLGNIKPLARLIGAPYFPVTPTFPWLGPLGLIPLPSKWLIRFGEPIDTEPYADGADDPAVVFNLADQVRETIQTMLHETLELRPDPFGE
- a CDS encoding helix-turn-helix domain-containing protein → MIGSARPDARLAEVRFLTVAEVATLMRVSKMTVYRLVHSGELSAVRVGRSFRVPEQAVQEYLRGAFSEQ
- a CDS encoding ATP-binding protein, which encodes MLSRPTAMFDRAHEWAALSRFVLDEQAGATLGVVSGRRRQGKTFLLDAACRAAGGFFFGATEATDADSLHRLGEALTEHTRPATPIRLTSWYEAVDALLALGRERPVPVVLDEFPYLAKANPSLPSIIQAAYGPLRTERVESRTRLLLCGSAMSFMGGLLAGNAPLRGRAGLEMVVRTLDHRLAAEFWGLSDPRLALMVNAVVGGTPAYRRELARNDSPADAADFDAWVTRTVLNPESPLFREARYLLAEEPDLRDTALYHSVLAAVAEGNATRGGIASYLGRKAADVAHPLDVLEDAGLMARDADAFRDNRSSYRIAEPLISFYGAVMRPVWSQLERPGSATRVWQQAKRRFESNVIGPRFEQVCREWALYHDDAELLGGLPARVGTGVVNDAAAKAAHEVDVAVVGVSDGAQKPPLLSVGEAKWNEVMGVPHLTRLRRIRDLITAGGRYETSGTRLACYSGAGFTSELRSAADRGEVVLIDLATLYGLR
- a CDS encoding 30S ribosomal protein bS22; this encodes MGSVVKKRRKRMAKKKHRKLLRKTRVQRRRLGK
- a CDS encoding NAD-dependent epimerase/dehydratase family protein; its protein translation is MTAAAAGSAGDRARAPRVVIVTGVSRFLGATVAARIAADPRVQRVIGVDRTDPPAELAPLLSGITLRKVDLTEGAAALIGTGAEALVHLAIMSSPDPAAGGRAAMKDQNVIGTLQLLAACQQMPSLRRLVVRSSTAAYGVSFRDPAVFTEETEPRDVPRGGYGRDILDIESYVRGFRRRRPGVVTTVLRFAPFIGPQPDTALLKFLARPMVPTVLGRDPRLQFIHVDDALEILRRSVLEDHQGTFNVAGRGTLTLSQAVRRSGRLELPVPEPAMHAAASFRRGVAGLSLDQVDLFVHGRVVDTARLVRQYGFTPRSTAAAFDDFVRAQEPGAVITPARVAAAEQRLLDMIRSVREQRGVTR